The sequence below is a genomic window from Brachyhypopomus gauderio isolate BG-103 chromosome 5, BGAUD_0.2, whole genome shotgun sequence.
atgggggtgggtaTCTGGACTTTGATGGATAAGGGCGAGTACCTGAGCCTGCTGGCCTCCAGCACCTTCGCCGTCTCTGCCTACATCCTCATCCTGGCCGGGGCCCTGGTCATGGTCACGGGCTTCCTGGGCTGCTGCGCGGTCATCCGTGAGCAGAGGGTCCTGCTGTCCGCGGTACGGGAGGCGGGCGGCCGCCACATCACTGGCTTCTCTGCACCGGCCTTGTGCTGCAGATGCTCCCGACTCCTCATCCTATAACCAGCACTATCATTCGTAATGCGATCATTCGCAACGGTATAATCACATTTAGGCCTCTTGTCTTAGCCATCGGCTTTGTGTCCCTTTGCTGATGGCCTGACACTGATTTAGACTCGACTCCATATCAGCGCTGACAAAGGAGCAGACACACATCCGCCTCTCCTTCATTATTAACGTGGAGAGAGCTGGTGAGCGAGGGAGCCAAGGTTGTGCCTGCCTCTGCAGCAGTGCTATTTATAGCTAGCCCTCCGTGTCATGCCTGGTACTCAGAAAGGTAGGGTGCCACCTCTGGGCGTTTCTGTCTCCTGGTGTTTCTGTGTCTGGGTGTTTGAggctttgtgtttttgtgtttggatTAAATTGATTTATGAAAGCAGCTCCATTTACCTCTGAAAGAGGTGATCTGAAAGTCATCTTATGAAAGAGTGCTACCTTCCATATTCCTCTCTTGTAAAGAGCTATTGTCATTCCCTTTCAtctgagtacacacacacacacacacacacacacacacacgtgcatgcatgcacacgcacactcaaCCCAACCCCTGTCAGGAAAGATCAAGCTATTCTCCAGCAATCTTTgattgactttgactttgttaTTGTCTTTGTAAAGACTTCCTCTCCTGCCTTGCTGACAAGCTTAATCAAAGTAATGACTTAATTAGCaacaggagtgtgtggtgaccgctgctatttttctttctttctttctttctttctttctttctttctttctttctttctttctttctttccatttGAGATAGTCACatttgaaatatttttattCATAGACCTCAAAGAAGATGTAAACATGTTACAGTTATGTttgcatttttcattttttgatTCTATCCACCTCCCACTGCCATAAAGGGGACGTACAGTTTTGCTGTGATTAAATCTGCATTTTTAGAATCAGACTCTTACATGTCAAGGGGATAGGAAGGCTTGTGTCTGTTTGTTTCTAACACACCCACCTGAGTCTTTATAGTCTGAGCTGGTAGCTAGTGTGTTGCGTTGTtattgtcttgtgtgtgtgtgtgtgtgtgtgtgagagagagagagagagagagagagagagagagagagagagagagagagaaagaatgaggaCTGGTAGGGCTCTAACTTCGCCCAGTAAAGGTGGGAAGCAGGCAGGTGGTTATACACTGTGCTTCTATGTTTGTCTGAGGGTGTAATCTCTTCCCACACAATCAAGTTTATtcagttgtatgaagctagttAGCTTGTTTCTAATGATATATACTAGATGGTTGGGATGTAATCGGAACAAATCAGGCATCTTTATCATTGTCTATCAATATTCATAACCTTGTTTTACTCCTAGTTCAGTTTGTAGTAAATTCATTTTAACATGACAACTGCTTGAACACTGTTTACCAAACAGCAACGTTCATGTGTCAACAGCATGACATCTGGAATGCTTGGAAATctcagaaggaaaaaaaatcgTCTTTTCTGTCTTACTGCTGAGCAAAACACCTCGGATCCCAGAGCCCTGTTGTCTTGATAGCTAATCTACATAGTATGCAAAAATGTTAGGCCACTGCAATTTTCAAATGTAGTTTATAGCTATAAACACTAATTAAACGTCACTTGCATCTCTTGTAATGCACATTTCAACAATATAGATACAGACACTCATATAAAAGACCTTAACATTAGTATAATAATTACCAAAACAGGAAGGGCCCAAATGCAATTGTAGGGGCCCAATTGCAGCACCATGGGCCCAAGAGAGGTTTcccctgaccccgccccctGACTACACCCATACCCTGCCCCTGACTCCACCCATGTCCCTGTTAGATAGATTCAAATTTATTGTCATTGCTCAGTACAGGTACATGGCAACGAAATGCAGTTAGCATCTACCAGAAGTGCAAATAGTAGCAATAGTGCAAAAAAGACAGGGCAAGTGTGCAATAAGTATACATAGTATACATGTACATAGTGCAAGAGATTGTTAGAGTAAATTACTAttataaatatgcaaaaaaaTAGATTCACTATGGATATGGTCAGTATTACTATTAAAAATATGCAAAAATAGATTAACTGTGGATATGGGTATGCAGATATGTACATGAACATGTTGGAGGCTGCATTGAAACTGTATTGATCAACTATTGTGATGTGTTATTTACACATCAGCTGAGTGTACAGTTATGTCgtggtaataataatagtgaTAATAACAGCTCTGATTGCTGAGAGTAGTATGGAGGCAGAGTTGGTAGTCCGCTGTGTGCAGTATGAGTGGTAGTGTTATCAGTGAGGTGTGGAGTTCAGCAGAGTGATTGTGGAGGGAAAGAAGCTGGACCTGAGCCGATTGGTTCTGGTCCGGATGCTCCTATATCCCCTCCCGGATGGAAGTAGGTTGAACAATTTGTggttggggtgggaggggtccctaatgatgctgtatGCTCTATGCACACAGCGCTGGTGGTGAATGTCTTCGATGGCAGGGAACTGCGCTGAGCGGTCTTTACCACCCTCTGCAGGGATTTGCTCTCCGCCACAGTGGAGCTACTGTACCACACGGTCACACAGTTGGTATGCAGTATGCTCTCAATGGTGCAGCGGTAAAAGTTTGTGAGGATCTGAGGAGACAGGCGGTCTTTCTTTAGCCTCCTAGTTCTTTCGTTTTGACTGTGTTCAGTATGAGGTTGTTGGTGGTGCACCAGGAAGTCAGATGCTGGATCTCCTCCCTGTAGGCCGATTCACTGTTATTCCTGATGTGACCAACCACAGTGGTGTCGTCTGCAAACTTAATGAAGATGTTGGATGTGTGCAGAGGAACACAGTCATGGGTGAACAGGGAAAAGAGCAGAGGGCTCAGCACACAGCCTTGTGGCACACCCGTGTTCAGTCATGGTGGTAGACATATGACTGCCCAATCTCACGGACTGGGGTCTGTCTGTCAGGAATTCCAAGACCCAGTTACACATGGGGGTGCTGATTCCCAGGTCGCTGAGCTTGGTGACCAGACTAGTCTGTTCCATGTGTAACAGTGAGTTGTTGTATGGAACTTTTATGCCACTTTGTTTATTTGGCATAATCACTTCTTTGTTTCATCTTATCATCCTGCAGTACTTCTCCTGTCTGCTGGTGATATTCCTGATTGAGCTTGTTGCTGGAGTTCTAGCATACGTATATTATCAGAAGGTGAGTcgtttaccacacacacacacacacacacacacacacacacacacacacacactcagacacatatacacatacacatgtcaCTCTCATAAGATTGTATGCAGAGGCATATATAATATGATTTTGCCCAGTGGAACACATCTACCCAAGAAAAAAAGTAAGCTAAGGTAAATTGCCAGGGtggaaagacacacacattttcaggTTGAAGATTTTTATTGATGCTAATGTCAATTTGATTTTGTGTTGAAAAACAAGAAATAATTATATATTCCAGAGTTTGATTTGGCAAATTTTATTTCAAAACATAATTGAAGGTAACTTATCCAAAAATCTCATAAACTGGTACAGTAGATCTATAAACCATGCATCTTTCATCTCGATACCTTATGTATGGAGATGAGAGATGCTGGTATAAGAGTCAGGGGAGTACAGTGGATCCGGTTTTAAatagtgatggtgtgtgtcTCGCTGGTGGGAGTATTTCTGGGGTTTGTGTGATTCTCAGTGCCTGTGCTGTTTTGAGAGTGGTCTACATCTCAGGAATGTCCAGGCTGTTTGGCCAGTAACCCATTATTGATCAAACGTTGCAAAACGAACCCTGCAGATTTTGCATGGCAAAAGAAGGGCTGTGGTCTCTACCTGTACACCAGCAGGTAATACTAAAATAAAGACGGTAAAGATAAAGAGCTAAGAGATAGACCAGTGGATTGGGTTGGTTAGCAACTAATGGTTTTACCTGTAAACATTTAAATAGTTACGTGTTAAACGTAATGGTCCCACTTCACTGAAATAGTAGCAATCTGAGCCTTTGCACTGACACGTCCATGCTCCAGCTACACACAGCCAAAGCCTTGCAGTCCCGTACTCATGTCAGAGGTCACCGGGGCTTTGAGTGAGCGGGGTCCTGTTCGCCTCCACTCCTGATCTCCCTGGTAATAGCTGCACTCAGTGCCACGATAGGATCTATTTAAGACACACAATATCTTCCCATGCTCTCCCACTCATAACCCTCGTGATGCTTCTGTACTTTCCTTTGCTGCTTCTTTCATTGCCTTCTCTTGCTATTTCTGACTTTTTCcttttaggttttttttttcattttctacTGCttgttatctctctctctctctctctctctctctctctctctctctctctctctctctctctctctcagctgagtGAGGAGCTGAAACAGCACCTGATGAAGACCATGACAGAGAACTATGCTCAGCCGGGGAAGAAGGCCATCACACAGGCCGTGGACCGACTTCAGCAGGATGTAGGAGTCTCCTGGTTCCCACAGCATTCTGAATTCTAGTGGGCGGGCCTACAAAtatacacataaaaaaaaagccTTCCTTTGTAttccctgttttttttttttttaatcgctCTATTTACGAGACACAAAATTCCCCCTCCGTCGTGTTACTCCATTTTTTCACTGCAGTTCAAGTGTTGTGGGAGCAACAACTCCTTCGATTGGCTGCGCAGCGCATACGTCATGTCCCCGGAGGCGGAGCAGAGGGTGGTTCCCGACAGCTGCTGCAAGTCCATGACCCCTCAGTGTGGCCGGAGAGACCACCCCTCCAACATCTACAAGGTGGAAGTAAGGCTCAGAATGTGATCGTTGTTCTCGCTCACACAGAATCTCAGGAAATGTGATCAGTTTAAGTGCGGCGAATCTATAGTCCTCTCAACTGCCCCTTTATTGGTTGTTGGATGTTTGACATCGCTGAGCACTCTAAACCCATAAAGCACTTAATATGTCACTAGGGAGGGCTTTGAATTAGGAAACTATAGCTGTAAGCAAGCTGATGCACATTACAGGAAGTCCCTGTGGTATGAGAAATAGGTGATAATGCCAGAGCTAACTTCAGATGAACCATATACACTGTATCACACATGCACAACTCCATTAGTCCTATAAGGGCATAGTGATGATAAGTTTTGGCCCTGCAGTGTAGCAAAGTTAGTCCAAATGTCACATGACCAGCAAATCTGGGAAGACATGCCAGAGAGACAGGTTGCTATTACAGTTATTTCATCACATACCCTGTCTCCATATCTTCCATGATGGAATGATATTAAATGTCTCGTctagtctgcacacacacacacacacacacacacacacacacacacacacacacacacacacacacacacacacacacacacacacacacacacacacacacacacatacacatacagtgTGGATGTGGCTGCTGTTCTCATCCAGAATGGCATCTAAATCTCAGCCTGAGTGACGAATGCAGCCCAAAGTTGTTGTGTATTGTAGCTGCACTACGTTGGCTGTTCTAAAGGAATAAGCTCCGGAGAATGAATGAGAGATGACAGGTGCTCGTAGCCTTTATCTGGTAAATGCAGCAGGGAGCGTCTTAGTTGATAACAGCACCTGGGCCTCCTCCGTGCCTCCTTTGAAGTGAATATCTTGCCAAGCTTCCTGAGAACAGTGAAGGAGAACCCCAAAGGAAGAGATGAAGTGAGTGAGTGGAGGATTCCTGCTACAGATGCCCTggctgtggtgtggtgtagctGTCTGAAGGCTACAGCCCTGTCTTCTCTCATAGGGGGGCTGTATCAGTAAACTGGAACACTTCCTGGCTGAACACCTGCTTATCATTGGCGCGGTGGGGATAGGTGTGGCCTGTCTACAGGTAATGCCTCCCTCATTTCCATCAGTTTGGATTTAGTGTCAGTTTAACCTGTTTAATATTTAATCCACCTGCTTCCGTTTTCTGTCTTAGTGATAATAACGGTACTCACTCTGACTTTAGAAACACAAAGAGAACCATTTTAGttcaaagttgttttttttagcaTGTGCACATTATGCAAGTGGATCGATCCTATTTTAGACCCGGCATGGTACCATGTTGTATGCAATGTATGTGTTCTTGGTTATTTCTAATAATTTATTATGAATCATAAACCAAAATAGAGCCGTGGAGTCAATGCAGGAAATGACAGCGAGGTCTAGTGATTTGATTTGGTTTTTAAAGTCCTCTAAAATAGAAAGCTTCTTAGGTCTGTGGGGCGGTGTAAAATAGAAGCCTATTTTTGCATCAGCCCTCCAGTAGGCAATATGGACTGAGCTATtcctgttagagagagagacagagatggagcaTGAGCTTAGTTTAGTTCTGGATTCTGAATGAATGCAGGTTACTATTGATCTTCTCCCTGTAGGCTACATAAACTCTGGAAGTCCTCTCTCCTCTGGGCTGGACTGAGCAACCCACGCGTTACAACAAGATCGTTTTGGTTGTAGTTTATAGatgaaaattacaaattatgtcCCTTTAACTCACAATGGCGGCAAGCAGTGAAGAATTGCCTGTGCTTCTTGGGTCATTGACAGAGAATTAGCACTGCATAACTCACTAATTAAGCTGTCTAGCTGTCTGAAAGCTGCTGGTGAATTTACTTGATTTTGAAAAATACTGAATGTACCTATTGTTCTGTTTTTAATCTGTCAGTTACTCTACCTGTGTGCGTTAATAGGGACATAATAGATCAGTTCATAACAAATTTCGTTTGCTAGCGCTCAGTTGTCTACACTACCATTATCCAGGTCCTTGGGTCCACCGCACAAATTCGTCACATGATCGAGTCACCGTGGAAACGAAAGGTTTGGCAATTAGTAACTGGCTAAAAATAAAGCCTGCGATGAATTATTGAAATGAttttatagtaaaaaaaaatgcctCAAAGTGGGCAGAAGCACCTCCCAAGAGAATGCAATAATTAAACTGATGCTCTTCAGCGCCATGTCATTATTATGCTAATACTTCACAAGTACTACTCCACTGGGTCAAGAGCACTGTGATTCATTTTATAAAAAGCTGGGAAGTCGGCAAGCAGAATGCTTGTGTGCCGGTCTTTAATGTTCACTTTCACAGTTTATGGATTTATCGTTTTGGTATAGATGTTAATCTGTGAAATGCCTGTGTAGGTGTATTTATTtggcatgtgtgtctgtctgtgggtgtgtatttATTGTGCATTGAGTGTATGTAtttaacatttctcagtgcatTCTCATAGGTTTCCAGGTTAAGTCAAGCTTTatttaatatttgtgttttatgtgttaaATGGTTGATTTTGGTCTTAAATCATGTCTCTCTTTCCAATTTCTTGATCTTTCTGTCCTTTATTCTATCCTTTGTCTCCCTGTGTAAGTCTggttgctttgtgtgtgtgtgtgtgtgtgtgtgtgtgtgtgtgtgtgtctgtagttagCAGGAGCAGTGCTGACTGCCTGCTTTATTTATCTCCTTTacaaagaagaggaagaagacttCTCTGACGTTTGATTGGCTAGCGCCAATGTTTGTCTCCCGCTGAACAGTCCAGAGCGGACCAGGTCTGCagtgagcacgtgtgtgtgcgtgcacgcatgtctctgtgcatgtgtgtgtgtgcactgtgcaTGGTATTGCCGCATGTTGTCATCACCTCACCATGGCTGTGCTTTCCGAATGCAAATGTGAGCAGTTCCTTCAGCTAAGGCTCAGTCGGGCAGGATGCCACAGTGCATGACTGCCTTAGCCAACGCTTGACGTCGCCATAACGAGAGAACGCCTTTCTGGTCCTGAACGTCCGTAAAGTGTTTTCAAGTGCTCGAGATGTTCACCTATCGTAATTTTAACACTTTTCAGGAATGTCTCGCCAGTGGACAAACTGCGGAGTTCAGCTCTGCATGTCTGGTGGCCAGGAGTTTAGGTCCTTAAATTTTAGTTTTAGTGACTCATCACTACACATTTCACTCTTGTCTCCTCTAATTGGCTGACAAAGATCACCCCCACAACTGagagaaaacaaaagcaaaacagCTAACAATGACTTCAGTTATCATGTTATTTGCATAAAACTAGTTTTTTGCAAATGACATGATTTTTTTGTGCAATTAGGGGTTAAAGGTCAGTAATGTGACCCCTGTAAATCATACAAATGACCAGACAGGACACAGTTACTCCACCTCACGGAAGGTAGAAGTGTGTCTGTTCTAGATTAGAGATGACTAAATCTGCTTCTGTTCTCATAGTCTCATACTGTATCCACATGTGGTTTGGGATTCTGGCCAGCAGAACCTGAATATGCACATGTATGTACAGTATTAGAGTTTGAGATTTTCCTAGATTTTGTAATGACCATAGACAAAATAAACAGTGGTGGATACATACCTAGAAGCAAGatgcacacaaataaacactgtGAATAAATTCAGCCCTGTTGAATTTATTCACACAGTGAATAATATACAGCTAACACTGGAGTTGTGCAGATTCTGGAAGGTGATCTTGCACATGGAGGCTGTGATCAAAAAGCTGTAATCTAAAGTTCCCCGGCTTCCTTAAAGCCCTGCGTTAAACACACCCAGACGATGGTGACATGTCTCGCAGCCTGTCTGATGTTCCTCATATGCTGAGCATACACTGGAGCCAGTCAGGTTCCTATCAGCCACTGTCTGGATTTCACTGTTTCCTTTCCCACGTTTCTCCTCTTTCagtttctctgtgtctgtgctccATGGGTAGGAGGGTACTCCGTCTCTTTTATAGAACGGATCGCCCACTGCACACAGCTCCGCCTGCACAGGGACTCGTTAGCTCTTAAAAACCACACGTTACTTCAACAGCCCTCTAAGGGATGCGGGCTCCCACCTTGTAGATGTTTTTAGAAACGCTGGTGAAGTTGTTGCTTCATACCACATTTAGTGCTGACGTTTTCTAAGTATCATTATGTGGTCTGTAGATGGAGCCTATTAAAATTATGTTAGAAGTTGAAATGTTGTTAGATACGGTGCTGATCTCTGCTTTGGCCGGATCTGGTGTTGATCTCTGCTGTGGCCAGATTCCGTAGAATATTCGCTCATGGTTTTTTGCTTTTGAACAGCGGTGTGATCAGGCGCTGTAGTGACTCCGGTTCGCTTAAGattgtgtttgtggatgtggacAAGTCTACAGGCTCTCTGGCATCACTAAAGAGAGATGCATCATTTCAAAATGTGAAAACTAATGATCATAACCTCTGTGATCGTCTTTCCTCGTGACTGAAGTCTTGCCATTGGTCTAACTCTTCAGGGGCATGTGCATGTCCACATAGTCAGACAGACGCACAGCCATACAGACTCAGACTCTCTCACATCCTGATTGACCAAACATTACAACATTACTGCTAGAACGGCGGCTTTACGCCTCAGTTCCCATAGTAACTATATACTGCTGTCTTCTACAGAAGCTCCCATAAAGACCTCATGCAAAATTCATGCAAAACTAAAATGTGGCCGTTCCCTTTTTTTTCCATGTTTACTCGTCCTTACATCCCTCATCTTTCGTGCCGTTACCCACTATTAATGTCCCGCAGGTCCACTGAGAACAGCTGGTGTTTGTCAGGAGAAATGGCCACCTCAGCCAATGATCAACATGAAAATAGTGACCAGATGTTCATTCGTAGTCTAGTGCGTCAGTTTAAAAGGCCCTTCTAGGCACCGGAAGATTCAGCAGTGAtgtaagtaggtgtgtgtgtgtgtgtgtgtgtgtttcagatctGTGGAATGGTGTTCACCTGTTGCTTGCACAGGCGGATAAAGCTCGAGCCGTACTGACTGCCTGCTGCCTGCACGTTGCTTCTCTCCTGATCCGTCTCTCATCGGCATGGAGGTGCTTCCTTCTCCGGGACGGACATACATGGAGAGCTCACATTCCTTCTTTTGATGCTCTCTATTTCACTGTGACACTGGGAACACAACACTCGTGTGTCATGACACTCGGGCTGATAGCCAAGAGTCTTGCTTCTCTTTAATATGAGAGTCAAAGCATGTTATATGATTTCCCAGTTTACAACACAGTTTGGCCAAAACTAATTTTTAGAAAAAAGGAAATCTGTTTTTATATAGTGTCTCTATCCAATGTCCCTGTGCTACtgtgtttatttatctctgcCTTTAGCTGTTATAAGACATTTACAACGTATGCTACCGAATGTCAACAGTCAATTATGGGGCACAAAAATTGAAGCTAGCGTGCTTATTAAATTAAACTatgatatattttatttaaaaagcaaTACATCTGAAATAATGTAGTTGTCACATGAGGTAGAAATACACACTTTTAAATGTGTGTATAAAAGTGTATTTTTAGATTTGACTCACTGCATCTCGCTGCATCTGTCATTCCATTGTGTGTGTAGTAACACAACACGCTCAGCACTGACACACCCGCGTGACACTTTCCAAAATCGCTTCTGTGAGGGATCTTGGACATTGACCACATTTCAGAAGACGTCCTGTATCCATCGGTGCTTCAGGAACATACGAGTAATGTTCCGTAGATGCGTTTCTGGGAACCCAGCGCTCTTGATTTCTGAACAGCAGACGGCATGATGACCCTTTGGGGATCTGATCCCTGGTGTCAGTTTTTACTGGCTTTCTCTTGTATTTTACCGTGGTTTGTTTGCTTGGAAGTATGTCTCTATTATCCCTCTCAAAAGGAGCAATGGTATGATGTTAATGGATTGACTTGCAGGATTTTTGACCCTGCTAGTCAACTTTCAGTATCTTTCCTTGTCTTTCAGAAAACAGAACACTGCCTTCAATATTAGAGCTGCTTAGGCAGGTAGTTGTATATGGAAAACCTGAGGCCTAGCTGTTAGACAGTTTGCATTAAACTTCTGAATACACATGTCAAATCCTGGGTGGTTTTCTGATATGAAGATGCAAAACATTAAATGCCAATATTTTCTAACATATCACATGATTACCCCAGCAACCCAAGTAATTCAAGCTCTGTATTCCTCAAGCTAAAAAATATCATTTTTGCTTTTGATCTCAGCAGATACATTTTTTTGATGTGATTATTTTCATTTGGCTTATGTGTACgtaaattatatatgtatgtattccTAAAGCATGCCTGGATAATGCAAAGCAATCACATAATCTCTGCAGCATTAGTTGATATAAATGGAACTCTGGATTACAATTTAATGTGCAGGACTACATCATGTCATTCATTTATAATTTATGCCTTGTTGCATAGAACATTACAGCCAGACACACATTTGAATTCTCTTGTAATTTGTTGCCTAAATGCCTTAAGACAAATGAATGCTGCTTCTGAAGGGAGTTAAACTTCACGCAGAGATGGCAACGGCATGTATTATAAGGACGTATGTGCAAACTGACTTTTGAtactaaaaaataaatgtacattttgGATAATATACTCGAAATCcaatgatgtgtgtgtttatactgtATTGCTGTTACTGTTGATCGAAGTGGAATGTAGTGAGACACTTTGACCACAAGGTGGAGACAAACacaatttgatttgatttgagttTCAAAGCCAAAGTGTAGCTTAATGTACGTGCTTTTGTTTGACAAATGTTTGACAGTACATTAGACAGTGACCATTACTGAGTACAGTACTTAGTCCTTAATCTGATTCTGTGCTGTGGGTTACTCACAGAAATGCACAAAGTTTAATGAGTGCCCTGCGTGAAAGTAATACAAAGGTCACCTTGGTCTGGGGACATATTGGATCGGAGGGCTGTAGAGATCCCCAGTGCACCAGTGTGGTGTGAGGACACTGCGGATCGTTCTCGTTAACGGATGGCGCGATCGTTTCTCATGTTGACTGGTTTTTTTAAGAGTGGCTGAGCACAGATGTAATTCGTTTTCCACAGCTCGCATGAGAAGAAGCAGTAAGAGTGGGATGCTGTGGTAA
It includes:
- the tspan11 gene encoding tetraspanin-11 isoform X2 gives rise to the protein MASGVESHQWKGRVDVASPPQPAVTRSSGGQDGRWQSNKLFSVGKGLAVFGSSGKMASMYKDEQDDWMTVCLKYLLFVFNFLFWMGGGVVMGVGIWTLMDKGEYLSLLASSTFAVSAYILILAGALVMVTGFLGCCAVIREQRVLLSAYFSCLLVIFLIELVAGVLAYVYYQKLSEELKQHLMKTMTENYAQPGKKAITQAVDRLQQDFKCCGSNNSFDWLRSAYVMSPEAEQRVVPDSCCKSMTPQCGRRDHPSNIYKGGCISKLEHFLAEHLLIIGAVGIGVACLQICGMVFTCCLHRRIKLEPY
- the tspan11 gene encoding tetraspanin-11 isoform X3, with translation MASGVESHQWKGRVDVASPPQPAVTRSSGGQDGRWQSNKLFSVGKGLAVFGSSGKMASMYKDEQDDWMTVCLKYLLFVFNFLFWMGGGVVMGVGIWTLMDKGEYLSLLASSTFAVSAYILILAGALVMVTGFLGCCAVIREQRVLLSAYFSCLLVIFLIELVAGVLAYVYYQKLSEELKQHLMKTMTENYAQPGKKAITQAVDRLQQDFKCCGSNNSFDWLRSAYVMSPEAEQRVVPDSCCKSMTPQCGRRDHPSNIYKVEICGMVFTCCLHRRIKLEPY
- the tspan11 gene encoding tetraspanin-11 isoform X1, whose translation is MASGVESHQWKGRVDVASPPQPAVTRSSGGQDGRWQSNKLFSVGKGLAVFGSSGKMASMYKDEQDDWMTVCLKYLLFVFNFLFWMGGGVVMGVGIWTLMDKGEYLSLLASSTFAVSAYILILAGALVMVTGFLGCCAVIREQRVLLSAYFSCLLVIFLIELVAGVLAYVYYQKLSEELKQHLMKTMTENYAQPGKKAITQAVDRLQQDFKCCGSNNSFDWLRSAYVMSPEAEQRVVPDSCCKSMTPQCGRRDHPSNIYKVEGGCISKLEHFLAEHLLIIGAVGIGVACLQICGMVFTCCLHRRIKLEPY